A single Fundidesulfovibrio terrae DNA region contains:
- a CDS encoding AMP-binding protein, protein MNQPQRERFWDERAKELLAWSSPWTRACPETFEAASRWFEGASLDVSANCLDRHIAAGREDVPALIWQGEPEDEAVAYTYARLQAETRRAAVVLAGLGVSKGDVVGLSLPSLPELVVSMLALARLGAVHLVFPAGLSPAVVSKRLDDCDAKLFITADGHYKAGRPVAVSQPQGGPRRVVVRRTGQPLVDPRPDDLWWHDLMDAHATPPSLPAAVHGASEPLFILYTSGSSGHPKGVVHTAGGFLTACAHSARHAFGVGPGMTMWCQAEPGWIMGHAYAVYAPLCLGATTLLYEGSPSHPKPDRIWRIAQKHQVATLITTPALTGQLMREGEAWPAARDLPALKLIVSLGEKLTPESRQWLARAVGKGRAPVVDAFGQTETGGVLMISGSQGGLSPMPGAELSVADDSRLGLDAPWPGLAAALVGSPFEFSGRYDTGDLARRAPDGKFVILGRSELAGQGLPLAAVEAAVAAQPGVAEAAAVACDDTVVVYATLRAEADDPSSMEDILTKAVREGVEASEFPLSVRIVQELPKTRSGKIARQALRGAAEGRMGDVSGLADPSVMAALLDQGDSLF, encoded by the coding sequence TGGACCGCCACATCGCGGCCGGGCGCGAGGACGTGCCCGCGCTCATCTGGCAGGGCGAGCCCGAGGACGAAGCCGTGGCCTACACCTACGCCCGCCTCCAGGCCGAGACGCGCCGCGCCGCCGTGGTGCTGGCCGGGCTCGGGGTGAGCAAGGGCGACGTGGTGGGCCTGAGCCTGCCGTCCCTGCCGGAACTGGTCGTCTCCATGCTGGCCCTGGCGAGGCTGGGGGCCGTGCACCTGGTCTTCCCGGCCGGGCTCTCCCCGGCCGTGGTCTCCAAACGCCTGGACGACTGCGACGCCAAGCTCTTCATCACCGCCGACGGCCACTACAAGGCCGGGCGCCCGGTGGCCGTGAGCCAGCCCCAGGGCGGGCCGCGCCGCGTCGTGGTGCGCCGCACCGGCCAGCCCCTTGTCGATCCCCGCCCGGACGACCTCTGGTGGCACGACCTCATGGACGCCCACGCCACACCCCCCTCCCTGCCCGCGGCGGTGCACGGAGCGTCCGAGCCGCTGTTCATCCTCTACACCTCCGGCTCCTCGGGCCACCCCAAGGGCGTGGTCCACACGGCCGGCGGGTTCCTCACCGCCTGCGCCCACTCCGCCCGCCACGCCTTCGGCGTGGGGCCCGGCATGACCATGTGGTGCCAGGCCGAACCCGGCTGGATCATGGGGCACGCCTACGCGGTCTACGCCCCCCTGTGCCTGGGGGCCACGACCCTTCTCTATGAAGGTTCTCCCAGCCATCCCAAGCCCGACCGAATCTGGCGCATCGCCCAGAAGCACCAGGTGGCCACCCTCATCACCACACCGGCGCTCACCGGCCAGCTCATGCGCGAGGGCGAAGCCTGGCCCGCCGCGCGCGACCTCCCGGCGCTCAAGCTCATCGTGAGCCTGGGCGAGAAGCTCACCCCCGAGAGCCGGCAATGGCTGGCCCGCGCCGTGGGCAAGGGCCGCGCCCCGGTGGTTGACGCCTTCGGGCAGACCGAAACCGGAGGTGTGCTCATGATCTCGGGCAGCCAGGGCGGGCTCTCCCCCATGCCCGGCGCGGAACTCTCCGTGGCCGACGACTCGCGCCTGGGCCTGGACGCTCCCTGGCCCGGACTGGCCGCCGCCCTGGTGGGGTCTCCCTTCGAATTCAGCGGACGCTACGACACGGGCGATCTGGCCCGGCGCGCGCCGGATGGCAAGTTCGTCATCCTGGGGCGTTCCGAGCTGGCCGGGCAGGGTCTCCCCCTGGCCGCGGTGGAGGCCGCCGTGGCCGCCCAGCCCGGAGTGGCCGAAGCCGCCGCCGTGGCCTGCGACGACACGGTGGTGGTCTACGCCACGCTGCGCGCCGAGGCCGACGACCCCTCTAGCATGGAAGACATCCTGACCAAGGCCGTGCGTGAAGGCGTCGAAGCCTCGGAATTCCCCTTGAGCGTGCGCATCGTGCAGGAACTGCCCAAGACCCGCTCTGGCAAGATCGCCCGGCAGGCCTTGCGCGGCGCGGCCGAGGGACGCATGGGCGACGTCTCCGGACTGGCCGATCCCTCGGTCATGGCCGCGCTTCTGGATCAAGGCGACTCCCTGTTCTGA